From Poecile atricapillus isolate bPoeAtr1 chromosome 13, bPoeAtr1.hap1, whole genome shotgun sequence, one genomic window encodes:
- the PANK3 gene encoding pantothenate kinase 3 isoform X2, with product MKIKDAKKPSFPWFGMDIGGTLVKLAYFEPIDITAEEEQEEVESLKSIRKYLTSNVAYGSTGIRDVHLELKDLTIFARRGNLHFIRFPTHDLPTFIQMGRNKNFSTLHTVLCATGGGAYKFEEDFRTIGNLQLHKLDELDCLVKGLLYIDSVSFNGQAECYYFENASDPERCQKMPFNLDDPYPLLVVNIGSGVSILSVHSKDNYKRVTGTSLGGGTFLGLCSLLTGCESFEEALEMASKGDSTHADKLVRDIYGGDYERFGLPGWAVASSFGNMIYKEKRESVSKEDLARAILVTITNNIGSIARMCAVNEKINRVVFVGNFLRVNTLSMKLLAYALDYWSKGQLKALFLEHEGYFGAVGALLGLPNFS from the exons CTTTCCCATGGTTTGGCATGGACATTGGGGGAACATTGGTCAAACTTGCCTATTTTGAACCTATTGACATCactgcagaggaggagcaggaggaagtggAAAGCCTGAAGAGCATCCGCAAATACCTGACTTCCAACGTAGCCTACGGATCCACTGGCATTCGGGATGTCCACCTGGAGCTGAAAGACTTAACGATTTTTGCTCGAAGAGGAAACTTGCACTTTATTCGGTTCCCAACTCATGATTTGCCTACCTTTATCCaaatgggaagaaataaaaacttctcAACACTACACACGGTGCTCTGTGCCACCGGTGGTGGCGCGTACAAGTTTGAGGAAGACTTTCGCACA ATTGGAAACCTTCAGCTGCACAAACTGGATGAGCTTGACTGCCTTGTCAAAGGCTTATTGTACATAGACTCTGTCAGCTTCAATGGCCAGGCAGAGTgctattattttgaaaatgccTCAGATCCCGAGAGATGCCAAAAGATGCCTTTTAACCTGGATGATCCATACCCATTGCTGGTTGTTAACATTGGTTCAGGAGTCAGTATTTTATCAGTCCATTCCAAAGACAACTATAAAAGAGTAACTGGAACAAG TCTAGGTGGAGGGACCTTTCTTGGGTTATGCAGTTTGCTGACAGGCTGTGAAAGTTTTGAAGAAGCTCTGGAAATGGCATCCAAAGGAGACAGCACACACGCTGACAAGCTGGTTCGGGATATTTATGGAGGAGACTATGAAAGATTTGGTTTACCAGGATGGGCTGTAGCATCTAG TTTTGGGAATATGATCTACAAAGAGAAGAGGGAGTCTGTCAGTAAAGAAGATCTTGCAAGAGCCATATTGGTCACCATCACCAATAACATTGGCTCTATTGCCCGGATGTGTGCAGTAAATGAG aaaataaacagaGTTGTGTTTGTTGGCAACTTTTTGCGTGTGAATACTTTGTCAATGAAGCTTCTTGCATATGCACTGGATTACTGGTCAAAAGGGCAGCTGAAGGCCTTGTTCCTAGAACATGAG ggaTACTTTGGAGCTGTTGGTGCTCTGCTCGGGCTGCCAAATTTCAGTTGA
- the PANK3 gene encoding pantothenate kinase 3 isoform X1, with product MDPGDARRDASRSSFPWFGMDIGGTLVKLAYFEPIDITAEEEQEEVESLKSIRKYLTSNVAYGSTGIRDVHLELKDLTIFARRGNLHFIRFPTHDLPTFIQMGRNKNFSTLHTVLCATGGGAYKFEEDFRTIGNLQLHKLDELDCLVKGLLYIDSVSFNGQAECYYFENASDPERCQKMPFNLDDPYPLLVVNIGSGVSILSVHSKDNYKRVTGTSLGGGTFLGLCSLLTGCESFEEALEMASKGDSTHADKLVRDIYGGDYERFGLPGWAVASSFGNMIYKEKRESVSKEDLARAILVTITNNIGSIARMCAVNEKINRVVFVGNFLRVNTLSMKLLAYALDYWSKGQLKALFLEHEGYFGAVGALLGLPNFS from the exons CTTTCCCATGGTTTGGCATGGACATTGGGGGAACATTGGTCAAACTTGCCTATTTTGAACCTATTGACATCactgcagaggaggagcaggaggaagtggAAAGCCTGAAGAGCATCCGCAAATACCTGACTTCCAACGTAGCCTACGGATCCACTGGCATTCGGGATGTCCACCTGGAGCTGAAAGACTTAACGATTTTTGCTCGAAGAGGAAACTTGCACTTTATTCGGTTCCCAACTCATGATTTGCCTACCTTTATCCaaatgggaagaaataaaaacttctcAACACTACACACGGTGCTCTGTGCCACCGGTGGTGGCGCGTACAAGTTTGAGGAAGACTTTCGCACA ATTGGAAACCTTCAGCTGCACAAACTGGATGAGCTTGACTGCCTTGTCAAAGGCTTATTGTACATAGACTCTGTCAGCTTCAATGGCCAGGCAGAGTgctattattttgaaaatgccTCAGATCCCGAGAGATGCCAAAAGATGCCTTTTAACCTGGATGATCCATACCCATTGCTGGTTGTTAACATTGGTTCAGGAGTCAGTATTTTATCAGTCCATTCCAAAGACAACTATAAAAGAGTAACTGGAACAAG TCTAGGTGGAGGGACCTTTCTTGGGTTATGCAGTTTGCTGACAGGCTGTGAAAGTTTTGAAGAAGCTCTGGAAATGGCATCCAAAGGAGACAGCACACACGCTGACAAGCTGGTTCGGGATATTTATGGAGGAGACTATGAAAGATTTGGTTTACCAGGATGGGCTGTAGCATCTAG TTTTGGGAATATGATCTACAAAGAGAAGAGGGAGTCTGTCAGTAAAGAAGATCTTGCAAGAGCCATATTGGTCACCATCACCAATAACATTGGCTCTATTGCCCGGATGTGTGCAGTAAATGAG aaaataaacagaGTTGTGTTTGTTGGCAACTTTTTGCGTGTGAATACTTTGTCAATGAAGCTTCTTGCATATGCACTGGATTACTGGTCAAAAGGGCAGCTGAAGGCCTTGTTCCTAGAACATGAG ggaTACTTTGGAGCTGTTGGTGCTCTGCTCGGGCTGCCAAATTTCAGTTGA
- the PANK3 gene encoding pantothenate kinase 3 isoform X3, producing MDIGGTLVKLAYFEPIDITAEEEQEEVESLKSIRKYLTSNVAYGSTGIRDVHLELKDLTIFARRGNLHFIRFPTHDLPTFIQMGRNKNFSTLHTVLCATGGGAYKFEEDFRTIGNLQLHKLDELDCLVKGLLYIDSVSFNGQAECYYFENASDPERCQKMPFNLDDPYPLLVVNIGSGVSILSVHSKDNYKRVTGTSLGGGTFLGLCSLLTGCESFEEALEMASKGDSTHADKLVRDIYGGDYERFGLPGWAVASSFGNMIYKEKRESVSKEDLARAILVTITNNIGSIARMCAVNEKINRVVFVGNFLRVNTLSMKLLAYALDYWSKGQLKALFLEHEGYFGAVGALLGLPNFS from the exons ATGGACATTGGGGGAACATTGGTCAAACTTGCCTATTTTGAACCTATTGACATCactgcagaggaggagcaggaggaagtggAAAGCCTGAAGAGCATCCGCAAATACCTGACTTCCAACGTAGCCTACGGATCCACTGGCATTCGGGATGTCCACCTGGAGCTGAAAGACTTAACGATTTTTGCTCGAAGAGGAAACTTGCACTTTATTCGGTTCCCAACTCATGATTTGCCTACCTTTATCCaaatgggaagaaataaaaacttctcAACACTACACACGGTGCTCTGTGCCACCGGTGGTGGCGCGTACAAGTTTGAGGAAGACTTTCGCACA ATTGGAAACCTTCAGCTGCACAAACTGGATGAGCTTGACTGCCTTGTCAAAGGCTTATTGTACATAGACTCTGTCAGCTTCAATGGCCAGGCAGAGTgctattattttgaaaatgccTCAGATCCCGAGAGATGCCAAAAGATGCCTTTTAACCTGGATGATCCATACCCATTGCTGGTTGTTAACATTGGTTCAGGAGTCAGTATTTTATCAGTCCATTCCAAAGACAACTATAAAAGAGTAACTGGAACAAG TCTAGGTGGAGGGACCTTTCTTGGGTTATGCAGTTTGCTGACAGGCTGTGAAAGTTTTGAAGAAGCTCTGGAAATGGCATCCAAAGGAGACAGCACACACGCTGACAAGCTGGTTCGGGATATTTATGGAGGAGACTATGAAAGATTTGGTTTACCAGGATGGGCTGTAGCATCTAG TTTTGGGAATATGATCTACAAAGAGAAGAGGGAGTCTGTCAGTAAAGAAGATCTTGCAAGAGCCATATTGGTCACCATCACCAATAACATTGGCTCTATTGCCCGGATGTGTGCAGTAAATGAG aaaataaacagaGTTGTGTTTGTTGGCAACTTTTTGCGTGTGAATACTTTGTCAATGAAGCTTCTTGCATATGCACTGGATTACTGGTCAAAAGGGCAGCTGAAGGCCTTGTTCCTAGAACATGAG ggaTACTTTGGAGCTGTTGGTGCTCTGCTCGGGCTGCCAAATTTCAGTTGA